Part of the Pseudomonas lijiangensis genome is shown below.
CGCAGCACGGGCGGTATCGGCTGGCCGGTCGCCACCGATCCATGAGTAGACGCGGATCTTGTCCCGCACCTGACCGCCCAGCAGATCGCTGACCGAAACGCCCAGGGCCTTGCCCTTGATATCCCACAGCGCCTGGTCGATACCGGCCAGCGCGCTCATGTGCACCGCGCCGCCGCGATAGAAGCCGCCGCGATACAGCACAGTCCAGATGTCCTCGATATTGCGCGGGTCCTTACCGATCAGATAATCGGAAAGCTCCTCCACCGCTGCGGCGACGGTATGGGCGCGGCCTTCGACAACCGGCTCGCCCCAGCCGACGACACCGTCATCGGTTTCGACTTTCAGAAAGCACCAGCGTGGCGGAACGATAAAGGTCGTGAGCTTGGTGATCTTCATGTGTGCACTGTCTCTTATAGGTATGGGAAGAAGCGCTGGAGGCGCCGGTCAGTTGGAAGTCCGCCAGGCGCTGACATAAGCCTTGGCGCGCTGCTCGACATCCGCCACGCTCATGCCTGGCTTGAACAGCCCGGAACCCAGGCCAAAGCCTTTGACGCCGGCATCGAGGAAGTCCTTCATGTTCTGCGGCGTGATGCCACCCACCGGCAGCAACACCGTGCCGGCTGGCAGCACCGCCAGCCAGGCCTTCACCACCGCAGGCGACATCTGCTCGGCAGGAAACAGCTTGAGCACATCGGCACCCTCGCCCAGAGCAGCAAAGGCTTCGGTGGGCGTGGCGACGCCCGGCGACAGGAACAACCCGGCAGCCTTGGCTGCACGCAGGACCTTGGGGTCACTGTGCGGCATGACAATGACCTGACCGCCCGCCTCCTTGACCTGATGGACCTGCTCCGGCGTCAGCACGGTTCCCGCACCCACCAGGCAATCGGCAGGCAGGTACTGACGTAACAGCGTGATGCTGTCGTAAGGCTGCGGCGAGTTGAGCGGCACCTCGATCACCCGGAAACCGGCCTGATACAAGACCTCGCCAATGGCCGGAGCCTCTTCGGGACGCAGGCCGCGCAGAATCGCGACCAGTCCGTTTTCCTGCAGAGCTTGCTTGAGCATTTCACACCTCATGGGAATCTGTTGAAGGCCCGGACGCGATCAGGCCAGCCTGAACGGCCACCTGCCACAGGCCTCGCTCGGTCGCCTGTGCGGCCGTCGTCACCTGATCGAAACCGCATGCCGCAAGGCCACGTGTGTAACGCGCACAAAGCGACTCGCTACCGATCAGAATCACGGCAGGCAGTGGTTTCAGCGTTTTTTGCTGGATTCGTTTAAGGGCTTCCAGCTCATGGCCGATGAGCAGACCGGACAGATAGTCAGGCTGGGCACTGGCATCGAGCTGGCCGGTCAGCCCCAGGGTCCGGGAACTGAAAATGGTCGACAGCAGACCCGATGCCCCCTCGGGCGACAGGGCAATGGACAGCCCGCGGTCGAACGCATGGGTATCGAAGGTTTCGCCGGGGCGCATGGTGCGACCGAGAATGGTGTGACCGCACAAGGCGGCGTACACCTCGCCGGTCATGAAGGTATCGAAATGGACAATGCAGCCTTCCAGCACATGCACCCATTTGGAGTGGCTGCCAGGGAGGCCGATCAACAGGGGCCGACGGGTCGCCGCCTCGTCGAGGGAAGCCAGTACACCGAGCACCTGGGTTTCTTCGCCGCGCATCACATTGGGCAGGGTCGAGCGCTGCAAGACGCCGGGAATGATATGGATATCGACGCCCCGCAGGCTGCGCACGCTTTGCAGGCCTGCGCTCAGCTCACTGACGCTGGCCGGGGTTTCACGGTATACGGCTTCGCGCCAGCCCTGAGCGCTGCCCACCATGCCGCAGGCAATCACCGGCAGATGCGGCTGCTCATCGAGCCAGTCGCCACAGGCCTGATCGAAAGCCAGTTCGAAGCCATCGCTGCACAAGGTGCCCGCAATCAGCCGCGGCGTATCCGGCAATTGCATGATGCCTGCGCTCAAGGAGCGCTGTTCCAGGACCTGGCCGTGTTCGCCAAGTCGATAAGCACGAAGTGAGGTTGTCCCCCAATCGAGCGCGATCAATTGCGCTGCCATCGCTTCACCTGTTGTTTTTTTAAAAGTGAGTGCGAGGCGGACTATAAACCCACCGAACAGATAATCTCAATATGTAATTTACAATCCCATATATAGGGATTAATTAAAAAACCGCCTCACCCGGGAATGGACTACCTTTGGTAAGTCTTTCCAGATCCTTTACATCAAGAGCCCGCTCGGCAGCTTTGCCGCAGTGGTAACGTGCCCGATCTCTCGCTTCAGCCCCTCCCTGCCCCATCCTCCTGCGCCGTTTGCAACCTCATCTCCCTTTAAGGAATTCGACGCCATGAAGCGATTTCTCGTGCTCGACAGCTTTCGTGGGCTGTGTGCCCTTGCGGTGGTGCTGCATCACTTTCATGCAACCCAGAGCGTTACTGAGCTGGCGTTTTTCAAGCACGCCAATTACATGGTGAATTTTTTCTTCGTGCTCAGCGGCTTTGTGCTCTATCACATCTACGCCGACCGACTGGGCAGCACGGCACAGCTGAAGCGCTTTGTGATTGCGCGAGTCTGTCGTCTGTATCCACTGCACCTGGCGACCTTGCTGGCCGCCCTGCTGTTCGAGCTGCTGAAGCTGGCCGCCGAACACCAAGGCATCCTGTTTGCAGCGGGCAGCTTTACCGGCCCACGGGCTGCCGACGAAATCCTGCCCAATCTGTTGCTGCTGCAATCCTGGTGGCCAGGCTTCAACCACTTGTCGTTCAACTTCCCGTCATGGAGCATCAGCGTCGAGTTCTATCTGTACCTGCTCTTCGCCCTGATTGCCGTCGGGCTGCCCGGGAGATCGCGGCAGATATTCGCGGCCATCGCTGTCCTGGCCTTCGTCGCGCTGTACTTCAAAGACACCCTCTTCAACGAAGGCGCCCTGACAGGCCTGGCGTGCTTCTTCAGCGGCGTAATGACTTATCGGCTCTACTCAAGATTCAAAGGGCTTGAGCTACATAAAGGCTGGGCGACGCTGCTGGAGGCGCTGGCCCTGCTGACGGTCTACATGGCGATCACCTACAGCGGCCCCTCACAGAATATTTCCCTGAGCCTGCTGTTCTGCGCGGTGATCGGGTTGTTTGCCTTCGAGGCAGGCGGGATTTCGAGAGGGCTGTGCGCCCGGCCGTTCAAGTGGGCAGGCACCCTGTCCTTTTCGATCTACATGACGCACACCATCGTACTGTTCGTCGTGACAACGAGCCTGATGCTGTTCGGCAAAGTCACCGGCCATGACCTGCTGATTGACCTTCCCAGTGACATCCCCGGTGTTGACCTGCGCTACATCCACACCCAAAGCATGCTGCTGGACAATCTGATCATCGCGATCAGTGTAGGAATGGTGTTGCTGCTGTCGGTACTGACGCACCGCTATATCGAACTGCCGGGCATTGAACTGGGCAAGGTCTGGGGCCGCAAAGCCACCGGCACTGCCGGGCCCCGGACACAGCATCAGGAAACGGCCCCCTGAATCGCAGCCATAAAAAAACGCCCCTGATGAGGGGCGTTCTTTTGACAGCTTCAGCGAATCAACGCTCCAGCAGGATCCGCAGCATGCGACGCAACGGCTCGGCCGCGCCCCACAGCAACTGGTCGCCTACGGTGAAGGCGCCCAGGTATTGCGAACCCATGTTCAGCTTGCGCAGACGACCCACCGGAACGCTCATGGTGCCGGTGACGGCAGTCGGGCTGAGCTCGCGGATGCTGTCTTCGCGATGGTTCGGGACCAGCTTGACCCAAGGGTTGTGCTGGCTGATCAAACCTTCGATGTCCGCAATCGGCACATCCTTGTTCAGCTTGATGGTCAGTGCCTGGCTGTGGCAGCGCATGGCGCCGATACGAACGCAGATGCCATCCACCGGAATCGGGCTCTTGAAACGACCCAGAATCTTGTTGGTCTCGGCCTGGCCTTTCCACTCTTCGCGGCTCTGACCGTTCGGCAGTTCCTTGTCGATCCAGGGGATCAGGCTGCCAGCCAGCGGCACACCGAAGTTCTCGGTCGGGAAGGCTTCGCCGCGCATGGCTTCAGCGACCTTGCGGTCGATGTCGAGGATGGCGCTGGCCGGGTTGGCCAGGTCATCGGCGACCGACGAATGGACAGTGCCCATCTGCTTGATCAGCTCACGCATGTTCTGCGCGCCGGCACCGGATGCCGCCTGATAGGTCATGGCGTTCATCCACTCCACCAGACCGGCCTCGAACAGACCGCCCAGGCCCATCAGCATCAGGCTGACGGTGCAGTTGCCGCCGATGTAGTTCTTGGTGCCCGCGTCCAGTTGCTGGTCGATGACCTTGCGGTTCACCGGATCCAGCACGATCACGGCATCATCCTGCATGCGCAGGCTGGAGGCCGCGTCGATCCAGTAGCCCTGCCAGCCGGCTTCGCGCAGTTTGGGGAACACCTCGTTGGTGTAGTCGCCGCCCTGGCAGGTCAGAACCACGTCGAGGGTTTTCAGTTCTTCGATGCTGTAGGCATCCTTCAGAGGCGCAACATCCTTGCCTACCGACGGAGCCTGGCCACCGACATTGGAGGTAGTGAAGAACACCGGCTCAATGAGATCGAAGTCCTGCTCTTCCCGCATCCGCTGCATGAGCACGGAACCAACCATGCCACGCCAACCGATCAGACCTACACGTTTCATCGCAACTACACCTTGAATAAAAGTGGGACCGCTGCCGCACATGTGTCATGCACAGCGAGCAGCGGGCCAGAGAGATTACAGATTCCGCAGCGCGGCGACTACTGCGTCGCCCATTTCCCGGGTACCGACTTTCACGTTACCGGCCGACCAGATGTCGCCAGTACGCAAGCCCTGGTCCAGAACCAGACTGACGGCCTGTTCGATGGCATCAGCGGCAGCGGTCAGGTTGAAGCTGTAACGCAGCATCATCGATACCGACAGGATGGTCGCCAACGGGTTGGCAATGCCCTGACCGGCAATGTCCGGCGCCGAACCGTGGCAAGGCTCATACATGCCCTTGTTATGGGCATCCAGCGAGGCCGATGGCAGCATGCCGATGGAACCGGTCAGCATCGAAGCTTCGTCGGAAAGAATATCGCCGAACATGTTGTCGGTCACTATCACGTCGAACTGCTTGGGCGCACGTACCAGTTGCATGGCGGCGTTGTCGACGTACATGTGGCTCAGTTCGACTTCAGGGTAGTCCTTGGCGACTTGCTCCACCACTTCGCGCCACAACTGGCTGGAAGCCAGTACGTTGGCCTTGTCCACCGAGCACAGCTTCTTGCCGCGAACCATGGCCATGTCGAAACCGACCCGCGCAATACGGCGAATCTCGCTTTCGCTGTAAGGCAGGGTGTCGTAGGACTGACGCTCGCCGTTTTCCAGCTCGCGGGTGCCACGTGGCGCGCCGAAATAGATACCGCCGGTCAGCTCACGGACGATAAGGATATCCAGGCCTGCAACGATTTCCGGCTTGAGGCTGGAAGCATCGGCCAGTTGCGGATAAAGAATCGCCGGACGCAGGTTACCGAACAGGCCCAGTTGCGAACGAATCTTCAGCAGACCGCGCTCGGGACGAATGTCACGCTCGATCGCGTCCCACTTCGGGCCACCCACGGCACCCAGCAACACCGCATCGGCAGCGCGGGCACGATCCAGGGTTTCGTCGGCCAGCGGCACGCCATGCTTGTCGATGGCGGCACCGCCGATCACGTCGTGGGTCAGCTCGAAGCCCAGTTGATACTTCTCATTGGCTACTTCCAGCACCTTGACCGCTTCGGTCATGATTTCCGGACCAATGCCATCACCTGGGAGAATCAGAATCTGCTTGCTCATAACATCCTCAATTTTGTGCATCGGTGCCTCGAACAGCACCTGTATATAACGCTTGATACGGCAAAAGACTTATCGCTGCGCCCAGAGCACCAGTACATCGGTGCTGAACGAGCCATCGTCGGAAATCTCGAAATACTCGCGAACCTCGGCACCCATGGCTTGCTGCAAGTCACGAATCGCAACACGCAACGACTGCGGCGTACGCATGCGTTCGACCCATGAGGTGTATTCCAGATGCAGGCGTTGACGCGTATGGCTACGCGTGAACAAACCGGCATCGCTGACCTGATGTAACCACTCGGCAGCCGAGTAATCCCGCACATGACTGGTGTCGCGCAACACCTCCACCGTTTGCAGGTAGGTATCCAGTAACGGGCTGCCCGGTGACATGACATCGATGAAAGCAGCCACGCCACCCGGTTTCAGAACACGTCGCACTTCACGCAGGGCCAGCGCCAGATCGCTCCAGTGATGGGCCGAGTAGCGGCTGAACACGAAGTCGAACTCGCCATCCTGGAAAGGCAGACGCTCGGCCGCTCCCCGAACAGTGCGAATGTTGTTCAACCCTTTCTCTGCAGCGGCAGCACTTACCACGTCCAGCATCTGTTGCGAGAGGTCGTAAGCTACCACTTCGCCAACCGCAGGGGCGACATTAAAACTCACGTGTCCCCCTCCACACCCCAGATCCAGCACCCGCGCTTCGCCATGCCCGGCCACTTCGGCCTGCAATAGCGCGAACTCGGCACCCTGAGCGTGAACCGCACTGTTCAGATAGGCCGAAGCCTGCTCACCGAACTGGCGCTGGACGACTTGAGTGTGGGCAGCGTTTGTCATGTCGGGACTCCTGTTGGGGTCGGCTCGCGAATGAGTCCGCTCCTGCAAGCGAACTCATTCGCGATCAAAGATCAGCCACGAAACAACCATGGCTGACTGGCGCGGTGCTTGCTCTCGAAGGCGGCGATGGCATCGCTGTCTACCAGGGTCAGGCCGATATCGTCCAGGCCATTGAGCAGGCAGTGCTTGCGGAAAGCGTCGATCTCGAAGCTCAGGACCTTGCCGTCGGGACGGGTCACGGTCTGGGCCTGCAAGTCGATGCTCAACTGGTAGCCCGGAGTGGCTTCAACCTGCTGGAACAATTGATCGACTTCGTCTTCAGGCAGAATGATCGGCAGCAGGCCGTTCTTGAAGCTGTTGTTGAAGAAGATGTCGGCATAGCTCGGCGCGATGATTGCGCAGAAACCGTACTCTTCCAGTGCCCATGGCGCGTGCTCACGGCTGGAGCCGCAACCGAAGTTCTCGCGGGCCAGCAGCACGCTGGCGCCTTGATAACGGGCATGGTTGAGCACGAAATCATTGTTCAACGGACGCTTGGAGTTGTCCTGATAAGGCTGGCCCACATCCAGGTAACGCCACTCATCGAACAGGTTCGGGCCAAAGCCCGTGCGCTTGATCGACTTGAGAAACTGCTTCGGGATGATCTGGTCGGTATCGACGTTGGCACGATCCAGAGGAGCGACAAGGCCGTTGTGCTGGGTAAACGCTTTCATGCTGGGCTCCTTAGTGCTGGATCAAGTCACGGACATCGATGAAACGACCGTTGACCGCTGCCGCTGCCGCCATGGCCGGGCTGACCAGGTGAGTACGACCACCGGCACCCTGACGCCCTTCGAAGTTACGGTTCGAGGTGGAAGCGCAATGCTCGCCGGAACCCAGGCGATCCGGGTTCATGGCCAGGCACATCGAGCAACCCGGCTCACGCCATTCAAAACCGGCTTCGATGAAGATCTTGTCCAGACCTTCTTTCTCGGCCTGCTCCTTGATCAGCCCCGAACCCGGAACCACGATGGCCTGCTTGACGGTCGCTGCGACCTTGCGGCCCTTGGCGACATCGGCAGCGGCGCGCAGGTCTTCGATGCGCGAGTTGGTGCAAGAACCGATGAACACACGATCCAGCTGGATATCGGTGATCGGCTGATTGGCCTTGAGGCCCATGTACTTCAAGGCACGCTCGATGGAGCCACGCTTGACCAGATCCGTTTCCTGAGCCGGATCGGGCACGTTCTGATCGACGGCCAATACCATTTCAGGGGAAGTGCCCCAGCTGACCTGCGGCTTGATCTGCGCAGCGTCCAGCTTGACCACGGTGTCGAACACCGCATCCGGGTCGGAAACCAGGTCTTTCCAGGCCTCGACAGCCAGATCCCACTCCGCGCCCTTGGGCGAGAACGGACGACCCTTGACGTATTCGATGGTCTTCTCATCGGTAGCCACCATGCCGACGCGAGCGCCCGCTTCGATGGACATGTTGCAGATGGTCATGCGGCCTTCGATGGACAGGTCGCGAATCGCGCTACCGGCGAACTCGATGGCGTAACCGTTACCGCCCGCTGTACCGATCTTGCCGATGACGGCGAGCACGATGTCTTTGGCGGTGACGCCAGGCGGCAACTGGCCTTCGACCGACACCAGCATGTTCTTCATTTTCTTGGCGACCAGACACTGGGTCGCAAGCACGTGCTCGACCTCGGAAGTGCCGATACCGTGGGCCAGCGCACCGAATGCACCGTGAGTCGAGGTGTGGGAGTCGCCACAGACGACGCTCATGCCCGGCAAGGTAGCGCCCTGCTCCGGGCCGACCACGTGAACGATGCCCTGACGCGGGTCGTTCATCTTGAATTCGATGATGCCGTATTCGTCGCAGTTGTCGTCCAGGGTCTGGACCTGCAGACGCGAGACTTCGTCTTCGATGGCACCGATACCACCCTTGCGCTCGGCAGTGGTCGGAACGTTGTGGTCCGGGGTCGCAATGATGGAATCGATGCGCCATGGTTTGCGCCCGGCCAGACGCAGACCTTCAAAGGCCTGCGGCGAGGTCACTTCATGGATGATATGGCGGTCGATGTAGATCAGCGCCGACCCATCGTCGCGCTGCTTGACCAAATGCGAATCCCAGAGCTTGTCGTAGAGCGTTTTGCCGGCCATCGGACGTACTTCCTCATCAGCTTTCTTTCTATGCCTTGGGCAATCGGAAATCGATGACCCCTTGGCTTGTGCGGACAATGCTATGAAATATGCTTAAATAACTCAAATTCATAATTTTTATGCTTTGGATAACCAACTGGAATCCGACCATGGATCTTGCCAACCTCAATGCCTTTATCGCAATTGCCGAAACCGGCAGTTTCTCGGGAGCCGGTGAACAGCTGCATCTGACCCAGCCTGCAATCAGCAAACGCATCGCAGGCCTCGAGCAGCAATTGAATGTCCGGCTGTTCGATCGCCTGGGCCGGGAAGTCAGCCTGACCGAGGCTGGCCGCGCCCTGCTGCCCCGCGCCTACCAGATTCTCAATGTGCTGGATGACACCCGTCGGGCGCTGACCAACCTCACCGGCGAAGTGACCGGCCGCCTGACGCTGGCCACCAGTCATCACATCGGCCTGCACCGCCTGCCACCGCTGCTGCGTGAATACACCCGCGCCTATCCGGAAGTCGCCCTAGACATTCAATTTCTGGATTCGGAGGTGGCCTATGAAGAGATTCTCCATGGCCGCGCAGAACTGGCGGTCATTACCCTCGCGCCTCATCCTCACTCGCTGGTACGCGCCGTGCCGGTCTGGGATGACCCTCTGGATTTCGTCGCAGCCCCGGAACACCCGCTGACCAACAGCGGCCCGATGAAACTTGAGGACATCGTGCGCTACCCGGCCGTCTTTCCCGGCAGCAACACCTTTACCCATCACATCGTCAGCGGCCTCTGCGAAGCCCAGGGCCTCAAGCCGAACATCGCCATGAGCACCAACTATATGGAAACCATCAAAATGATGGTGTCCATCGGGCTGGCCTGGAGCGTACTGCCACGCACCATGCTCGACGAACAGGTGGCGCGCATTCCATTGCCGGGCGTACAACTCAATCGCCAGCTAGGCTACATCCTGCACACCGAACGGACGCTCTCCAATGCCGCCAAGGCGTTCATGGCGCTCCTCGATGCACAGGCCTGACGACCGGCCGTTTATTTCCAAGACAGAACATCAGAACCCTGATATACGGGTTACATGATGCAAATCGATCGTTTTACAGGCTTTATTCATAAAGGCTCGTGATCACATGTCCATCCCAGCAGATAGCTCCGCCATGGCGCACATCGGTGCGGAACAAACGCTCAAGGAACTGCGCGACCGTCTGGAGATGGCTCTGGGGGCAGCCCAGATGGGCACCTGGGACTGGCACATTCCCAGCGACACGCTGCATGCATCGGCGCAGGCAGCGCAGTTGCACGGAATGCCGGCACAGCCATTCAACGACACCCTGCATATCTTTTTCGCTGACGTTCCTGCCGAAGAGCGCAACCGCATGCGCCAGGCCTACAACGCCGTGCTCGACAGCCAGGACGACAGTTTCCAGATCACTTACCGGCTGCAACTGAAAAATGGCGCACTCCGCCTGCTGGAAGGCCGCGCCCGCCTGTATCGGGATGAAAACGGCGCGCCCCTGAAGCTATCCGGCACCCTGCTGGATATCACCCAACAGCATGCACGCTCGGCACTGTTGGCCAGCGAAGAGAAATTCGCCAAGGCGTTTCACTCGAGCCCGGACTCGATCACCATTACCGAGCTGGAATCCGGCCACTATGTGGAGGTCAATGACGGATTCTGCCGTCTGACCGGCTTTACCAGCCAGGAAGTCCTGGGGCGTACCGCCCTTGAAGCTGGCCTCTGGGTCGAGCCGGAACAACTCAGGCAACTGACCGATCAATTGCGCACGACAGGCAAGATCCATCACCTGGAAATGTCCGGACGCCACAAGAATGGCACGCCGCTCGTTCTGGATATTTCAGCCGAACTCATCACCCTGAATGAAACCGCCTGCCTGCTGGTGACCGCCCGCGACATCAGTGAACTGAAACATGCCCAGGCGCAAGCCCAGCATCTGGCCTATCACGACCCGCTGACCAACCTGCCCAACCGGGCCATGCTGATGGAAAGGCTCGGCCAGCAGCTCACCCAACTCAAGCAGGACAACCTGCGCGGCGCCCTGCTGTTTCTCGACCTGGACCACTTCAAGAACATCAACGACTCACTGGGCCACCCGATGGGCGACTCCGTGCTGAGCATCGTCACCGCACGCCTTGAAGCCAGCGTACGCCTTGAAGACACCGTTGCACGCCTGGGTGGCGATGAGTTCGTGGTGCTGATCGGCGGCCTTGAAGGCTCACGGCATGAAGTCGCCACTCAGGTACAGGACCTCGCCGACAATCTGCGCAAGCTGCTGGCAGAACCCATGTTCATTGACCGGCAGCGTCTGCAAGTGACACCGAGCATCGGTATTGCCCTGATACCCGATCATGGCTCCAACCCAGCCGATATCCTCAAGCGCGCCGATATTGCGCTGTATCGCGCCAAGGACTCGGGGCGCAATGCCGCACAGCTGTTCCATCGCTCCATGCAGAAAGCTGCCAGCCAGCGCCTGCGCATGGAAAACGACCTGCGCATGGCTCTGACCCGCAACGAACTGCACTTGTACTACCAGGCTCAGGTCAACACCCTGAGCGACAGGATCATCGGCGCAGAAGCCCTGCTGCGCTGGCAGCATCCCGATTACGGCCTGCTGGCACCTACGCAGTTCATTCAGATCCTCGAAGAAAGCGGAATGATTCTGGAAGTCGGCGGCTGGGCCCTCGAAGAGGCCTGCAAGGTGGGAGGCAGGTTATTGCAGCAAGGCCTGCTGCCGTTGAACGACTTTTTGCTGGCCGTGAATATCAGCCCGCGCCAGTTCCGCCAGACTGACTTCGTCGAGCAAGTGGAAAACTGCCTGAAGCGCCATCGCCTGCCACCCACCATGCTCAAGCTGGAAATCACCGAAGGCATTGTCATCCAGAACCTGGACGACACCATCGCCAAGATGCTGCGCCTGAAAAAGATCGGCGTCAGCTTCGCCATGGATGATTTCGGCACCGGCTATTCATCCCTGACGTATCTCAAGCGCCTGCCGGTAGACGTCCTGAAGATCGATCAGTCGTTCATACATGAGGCCGCCACAGACGCCAACGATGCCGAGATCGTTCGCGCCATCGTAGGCATGGCCAACAGCCTCAATCTCAGCGTCATCGCGGAAGGGGTGGAAACCGTGGAGCAACTGGCGTTTCTCGAACAGCTGAATTGCCACACCTATCAAGGCTATCTGTTCAGCGAGCCACTGCCCCATGCAGAATTCGAAGCCCTGCTCTGCCTGGAAAAAGGCCTGCCGGAAACCAGCGTGCAAACCTTGCTGGCGCAGGAATAGAAAAAAGGAAGGCATCCGTGGATGCCTTCCTGAACACTTGATTAATGCTGCAGCACTTTCTGCTGATTGATCGGGATGCGTTTTGGCTTGGCCTCTTCCGGCACCAGACGAATCAGATCGATATTCAGAAGGCCGTGGGACAGGCTGGCATTCTTGACTTCGATATGGTCCGCCAGGCGGAAGGACAGCTTGAACTCGCGACGGGTAATACCCTGATGCAGATAGGTAATGCCTTCGACCTCCTCCTCTCGCTTGCCGGCACTGACGCTCAACACGCCGTTTTCGATCTGCAGTTCAAAATCTTCTTCCTGCATGCCGGCAGCCGCAATCACGATGCGATAGTGATCGTCGGAGTGCTTTTCCACGTTGTAGGGTGGATAGCTGGTGGTCGAATCATTCCGGGCAACGGACTCGAACAAGTCATTGAAACGGTCGAAGCCCACTGAATGGCGAAAGAGTGGGGCCAAAGAGAATGCAGTTGCCATAATGGTTCTCCTTAATCAGTGAGACGGTAGTCATGCGATCCGTATCCGGTATCGCTTAACCACCAAATTAAGGTCTGACTTGCAGATTTCAAGAGCCGTTTTTCAAAGCATTTACGACCGTTCGTCGGGAGAAAAACCGATCAAGGCACTGATGCGTTCACAGTCCGTTTCACGGCGCAAGGTGTCGAACATGACCACGGCTTCGGGGTAGCTTTTGGTCAGGAGCACCAGCCATTGCTTGAGGCGTCCCGGCGCCTGGATGAGGGTCATCTTGGCCAGGCAGTCCTTCCAGAAGGTGCGCAACATCGGCTGCAACTCGGCCCAGGTCATCTCGACAACCTCTTCGCCCGCATTCGCCGCCGCGATCTGCCGGGCCAGATCCGGACGCGCTACCAGTCCGCGACCGATCATGATGTCCCGCGCACCGCAGATCTCCTTGCAGCGCCGCCAGTCATCCACCGTCCAGATTTCGCCATTGGCAACCACCGGAACCTTGACCACCTCCTGAATCCTGGCAATCCACTCCCAATGCGCAGGCGGCTTGTAGCCATCGACCTTGGTCCGGGCATGCACCACGATCCGCTCGGCACCGCCATCCACCAGTGCCCGGGCGCAATCCAGGGCGCCGTCGGTATTCTCGTACCCCAGACGCATCTTGGCCGTGACCGGAATACCCTTGGGCACGGCACGTCGCACATGACTGACGATGGAATGCAGCAGCTCAGGCTCCCTGAGCAGAATCGCGCCTCCACGGGAGCGGTTGACGGTCTTGGCCGGGCAGCCGAAGTTCAGGTCCAGCACCGGGGCGCCCAACTCACAGGCAAATGCGGCATTTTCAGCCAGACAGACCGGGTCCGAACCCAACAATTGCAGATGCAATGGCACGCCTGCGGCTGTTTTCGCATCGGTGTGCAGCTCGGAAGCCAGCTTGTAGAAATAGGCGGCAGGCATGACCCGCTCGGTCACCCGGATGAACTCGGTCACGCACCAGTCAACGCCGCCGACGCGGGTCAGCACATTACGCAGGATGTCGTCGACCAACCCCTCCATGGGCGCCAGAGCAATTTGCATGGGTCACACTCGAAAAAAAGTCCGGCAGTTTACTGCCCGGCGCCGGGATTTGGAATGTCGCCCGACAAGGCGCTGCCATAACCCTCGATGAATTCA
Proteins encoded:
- the leuC gene encoding 3-isopropylmalate dehydratase large subunit, producing MAGKTLYDKLWDSHLVKQRDDGSALIYIDRHIIHEVTSPQAFEGLRLAGRKPWRIDSIIATPDHNVPTTAERKGGIGAIEDEVSRLQVQTLDDNCDEYGIIEFKMNDPRQGIVHVVGPEQGATLPGMSVVCGDSHTSTHGAFGALAHGIGTSEVEHVLATQCLVAKKMKNMLVSVEGQLPPGVTAKDIVLAVIGKIGTAGGNGYAIEFAGSAIRDLSIEGRMTICNMSIEAGARVGMVATDEKTIEYVKGRPFSPKGAEWDLAVEAWKDLVSDPDAVFDTVVKLDAAQIKPQVSWGTSPEMVLAVDQNVPDPAQETDLVKRGSIERALKYMGLKANQPITDIQLDRVFIGSCTNSRIEDLRAAADVAKGRKVAATVKQAIVVPGSGLIKEQAEKEGLDKIFIEAGFEWREPGCSMCLAMNPDRLGSGEHCASTSNRNFEGRQGAGGRTHLVSPAMAAAAAVNGRFIDVRDLIQH
- the leuD gene encoding 3-isopropylmalate dehydratase small subunit, encoding MKAFTQHNGLVAPLDRANVDTDQIIPKQFLKSIKRTGFGPNLFDEWRYLDVGQPYQDNSKRPLNNDFVLNHARYQGASVLLARENFGCGSSREHAPWALEEYGFCAIIAPSYADIFFNNSFKNGLLPIILPEDEVDQLFQQVEATPGYQLSIDLQAQTVTRPDGKVLSFEIDAFRKHCLLNGLDDIGLTLVDSDAIAAFESKHRASQPWLFRG
- a CDS encoding LysR family transcriptional regulator, with amino-acid sequence MDLANLNAFIAIAETGSFSGAGEQLHLTQPAISKRIAGLEQQLNVRLFDRLGREVSLTEAGRALLPRAYQILNVLDDTRRALTNLTGEVTGRLTLATSHHIGLHRLPPLLREYTRAYPEVALDIQFLDSEVAYEEILHGRAELAVITLAPHPHSLVRAVPVWDDPLDFVAAPEHPLTNSGPMKLEDIVRYPAVFPGSNTFTHHIVSGLCEAQGLKPNIAMSTNYMETIKMMVSIGLAWSVLPRTMLDEQVARIPLPGVQLNRQLGYILHTERTLSNAAKAFMALLDAQA
- a CDS encoding putative bifunctional diguanylate cyclase/phosphodiesterase, producing the protein MSIPADSSAMAHIGAEQTLKELRDRLEMALGAAQMGTWDWHIPSDTLHASAQAAQLHGMPAQPFNDTLHIFFADVPAEERNRMRQAYNAVLDSQDDSFQITYRLQLKNGALRLLEGRARLYRDENGAPLKLSGTLLDITQQHARSALLASEEKFAKAFHSSPDSITITELESGHYVEVNDGFCRLTGFTSQEVLGRTALEAGLWVEPEQLRQLTDQLRTTGKIHHLEMSGRHKNGTPLVLDISAELITLNETACLLVTARDISELKHAQAQAQHLAYHDPLTNLPNRAMLMERLGQQLTQLKQDNLRGALLFLDLDHFKNINDSLGHPMGDSVLSIVTARLEASVRLEDTVARLGGDEFVVLIGGLEGSRHEVATQVQDLADNLRKLLAEPMFIDRQRLQVTPSIGIALIPDHGSNPADILKRADIALYRAKDSGRNAAQLFHRSMQKAASQRLRMENDLRMALTRNELHLYYQAQVNTLSDRIIGAEALLRWQHPDYGLLAPTQFIQILEESGMILEVGGWALEEACKVGGRLLQQGLLPLNDFLLAVNISPRQFRQTDFVEQVENCLKRHRLPPTMLKLEITEGIVIQNLDDTIAKMLRLKKIGVSFAMDDFGTGYSSLTYLKRLPVDVLKIDQSFIHEAATDANDAEIVRAIVGMANSLNLSVIAEGVETVEQLAFLEQLNCHTYQGYLFSEPLPHAEFEALLCLEKGLPETSVQTLLAQE
- a CDS encoding Hsp20 family protein; this encodes MATAFSLAPLFRHSVGFDRFNDLFESVARNDSTTSYPPYNVEKHSDDHYRIVIAAAGMQEEDFELQIENGVLSVSAGKREEEVEGITYLHQGITRREFKLSFRLADHIEVKNASLSHGLLNIDLIRLVPEEAKPKRIPINQQKVLQH